From one Eucalyptus grandis isolate ANBG69807.140 chromosome 9, ASM1654582v1, whole genome shotgun sequence genomic stretch:
- the LOC104418065 gene encoding F-box protein At3g07870: MSSSSSGGDGGGGAKLPHDVAVEILKRLPARSLLRFRCVCRSWRSTIDDPRFVALHWSHSAHHASSRHLACLDCGDDAVQNRCSLFPNAPLALPPSPSQIEIPFVAPPNRYALVGSCNGLICVSESSSDGTERALYLWNLFTRKHKAVRLPRPERMPPLSVGGAHVVLGFCFDAKSNDYRVVRIIRYLGIRRRRFRNKKPRVEVYSFRTDSWKTLECEVPLLCHSAVFLNGNLHWYSFNGEWGGYGSIVLFNVADEVFDEMALPEEISPHFVLSVAVLNDLLAVFFSDGEANFVWVMKDYGVPESWTKLYTFEATGPVTTFDAFTWNGELLMEINCEERVSWNPMTAQLSILPLSARYELVPVVESLFPPYI; the protein is encoded by the coding sequence ATgagttcctcctcctccggcggcgacggcggcggcggcgcgaaGCTCCCTCACGACGTCGCCGTCGAGATCCTGAAGCGGTTGCCGGCGAGATCCCTCCTCCGATTTAGGTGCGTCTGCCGATCGTGGCGTTCCACCATCGACGACCCTCGTTTCGTGGCACTCCACTGGAGCCACTccgcccaccacgcctccagtCGGCATCTCGCGTGTCTAGATTGCGGCGACGACGCCGTCCAGAACCGGTGCTCTCTGTTCCCCAACGCGCCTCTCGCCCTGCCTCCTTCCCCGTCGCAAATCGAAATCCCGTTCGTTGCTCCTCCCAACCGTTACGCCCTCGTCGGTTCGTGTAACGGTTTGATCTGCGTCTCGGAGAGTTCCAGTGACGGCACTGAGCGGGCGCTGTATCTTTGGAATCTATTCACTAGGAAGCATAAGGCGGTTCGGCTCCCCCGTCCGGAGCGGATGCCACCCCTCTCCGTGGGGGGCGCTCATGTAGTTCTGGGGTTTTGTTTCGATGCGAAGTCTAATGACTATCGTGTTGTCAGGATTATCCGATACCTAGGTATTCGCCGTCGACGCTTCCGCAACAAGAAGCCTCGAGTCGAGGTTTATTCGTTCCGTACAGATTCATGGAAGACTTTGGAATGTGAGGTTCCTCTTCTCTGTCACAGTGCGGTCTTCTTGAATGGGAACCTGCACTGGTATTCTTTCAATGGAGAGTGGGGTGGATACGGATCCATAGTCTTGTTCAATGTCGCAGATgaggtgtttgatgaaatggcTCTACCGGAAGAGATCAGTCCCCATTTTGTGTTGTCCGTGGCGGTATTGAATGACTTGCTGGCTGTGTTCTTTAGTGATGGGGAGGCGAATTTCGTTTGGGTTATGAAAGACTACGGCGTGCCAGAGTCTTGGACTAAGCTGTACACTTTCGAGGCTACTGGACCAGTAACAACATTTGATGCCTTCACGTGGAATGGCGAGcttcttatggaaataaatTGCGAAGAACGAGTTTCTTGGAATCCGATGACGGCACAACTCTCAATTCTTCCATTGTCGGCGAGATACGAATTGGTCCCTGTTGTAGAGAGCCTCTTTCCACCTTACATATGA